The stretch of DNA GATAAATATTTAAAATGGGTTGCAGGGGCTGTTTGTACACAAAATTATGACGGATTTATTCATAATTATGCTTTATATAAAAATAGTGAGACAAAGCTATATGAAATAACACCTTGGGATTATGATGGTACATGGGGAAGAAACCTCCATGGTAAGCTGCTTGACTATGACTATGTGCCTATAACTGGATATAATACACTCACTGGTCGATTGCTCCATTTTTCAAATTTCAAACGAAAATATCAAGAAATACTTACAAATATTTTAGAAAATGATTTTTCACTTTCAGTACAGAAGCCCATTATTAATAGTCTTTTTGAAGAAATAACGGCAAATCTCCATCAAGATCCCTATTTAACTTCTACAATTGAAACCTTCGAGAAAGAAAAACTTGTATTTTTTAATTTTATTAATAAAAGAGGTACGTATCTAAAGAAAAAATTATCAACTCTTATATAACTTTTAGGTATATGGTCATGTATCATATACCTTTTTTTGCCTATTTTTTAGTGGGACTATGAAAAAAAGGCTACTTTATTAGTACAACATCACCCCGTGATACATATAGATGCAGTGTAAATGTTTATTTAATAAAAGGAGGATATAACTTTTATGGATAGAGAATTAATGAATTTATTTGTAGGTAAAACAATTAGGGTTGACCGGGGAGGTCCAGAATCAAGAAAAGGGAAATTACTTGCCGTTTTTGAAGACTATTTTGTCCTTTTAACAGAAAATGATGGTGTTGTTTACTATAAGACTAATCATGTTAGAAGTGTGACAGAAAGCTCAAAAGACGACATGAAACTAGGAATAGATATCCCTGACAAATTAGATTATAAAACTGCTGAAAACTTTCATAAACTTTTAGAAAGTATCAGATTCCAATGGGTAAAAATCAATCGTGGCGGCTCTGAATCATTAGAAGGTGTACTAAGTGACGCCAACAAACACTTTGCTTCACTAATTGTTAAAGAAGAAGTGGTACGTTTCTCCATGAAACATATCCGAAACATTAGCTACGGCTTAATGGTTGAAAGAAAAAAAGATGACTCTGGCAAATCAGATAGTGACAACGATAAGAATAAGAACGAAGATCAAGGAGATCACGAGGATAACGAATAACACATTTGTCGCTTCTCCACAAGAGAAGCGACCAATACTATCTAAAGGAGGATTTTTTCATGGGGTTAGATAAGTTTTCAGCTGCATTGGATTTGCTAAAGGGATTTAATGTAAATCTTTATGTAGGTGAGAATGTATATAAAGGAAAATTAATCGGCGTTGAAAAAGACCATGTTGTACTTGAAACCGAAAAAAAATATATCTTTTATTATAATATCGAAAAAATTCAAGCTATCACAAAAAACACAAAACAATTCCAACCTGATATATCTTCAGTAAACTTCCAAAAAACTCAAAGTTTAAAAGAACTCCTTAATTCCTTCCAAAATACCTGGGTAACCATACTAGCTTTCAACAAACAAAAATTTACTGGAGTCTTAAGTGACATTGATGAAGATTTCGTTACTGTGATTAACGGAGAAGAGCGGATTCTAATCAAGGTAGAGCATGTATCAAATATTTTAAAAGGCGTTCTTAAAGAAGAAGAGTCCAAACAGGAAGATGCAAAAGAGAGCAAAAATAGCAGCGATAAATCCAACAATAGTGACGACAATAAGAAAGAAGATGAAGATAAAGACTGTCATTCATCTAAGGAAACAGAAGAAAAATCTAAACAAAAGACAAAATCATCATCGAACAAAAGTTCTGAAAAGAAAGCTAAAGCATCTGAAAAGAAACCGGTCGAAGTGGAAACAGAAGAAAAGATGGTTTGGTCACAACCAATAAAATGTGAAACAGTTGTTAATCAAATCAAAGAAGTACCTCACAAGAATAAAAAAACTCATTCTGAAGAAACAACACCAAAAGTGGTTGCGGAAACAAAGAAACCACAAATTGAAATGGCTCATAATGACAAAAAGAACGAAGAACCTAAGTCAAATAAATCCAATATTGATGAGCCTTCCAAAGAGAAGAAACATGAAAAAGAAGTAGCCCCTCTCTTTAAATTGGAACCTAAACCTGCACCGCTATTACCAATGGCAAAGAAGGAAATAATAACAACCAAAACACAGGAAGTTGCTCAACATACACCAAAACCAAGCAAGTCTCAGAATGCTTCCAATCATAAGGTGGAAAATACTACACATGAAATGAATACAAACGATACGAAGAGTGTGTGGAAACAAAAAGATAAAGAAACACATGCTTTCCGCTTTACAGGTGAACCTGTCCGTCGTGATGAAATAAAAGCTTTCCCGTTTGCCGGATGGCCAAATAGAAGCAAAAGAACTTTTAGATTATAATTACTGACACTCACATGCAATGGACATAGTATACGTTGATTGTTCGGTAAAAAATTTCTTTTTGTGCAACCTCAAATCCTATTACAAATACGAGCTGGGCAGATCTCATAAATGAATTTTAAAATATCCCTTTGCTGCTTCAGCCCTTCTCTATTTGTAAATGGAACATCTAAGGAAAGGAAGTGAGTAAATGAACTCGAAAGATAAGATAGGAAAATATATCAAACTAGAGATTTCCGGAAAGAAAATGATCAGTGGTTTATTAGTAGATATTGGTAGTGATTTATGGGTTGTTTTTAATGGTAATGACTATCTATATATCCCTATAATTCATATACAAAACTGGCAATTCTTAAAACATGATGAAATAGCTGAAATTAGTTTTAATGATGAGCCTACACCAATTTACAACCACAACGAAGAGATATCCTTGAGAAAAACACTAACAGCTGCAAAGGGAATATTTACAGAAATCTATGTAACAAGTAAACAAGCATTACATGGGTATATAATTAGTATCATGAATAATTACTTTGTATTTTATTCCCCTATTTATAAAACGATGTTTATCTCCCTTCACCATCTTAAATGGTTAATCCCTTATACCAGTAACCAACGGCCATATGGCCTTAGTAATTCAAGTCTTCCAGTCAATCCAAGTGGCCATACATTTGCACGATCATTCGAAGTCCAAATAGAGAAATGTGTTGGCGATTTAATTGTCTTCAATATTGGAGAAAATGAGAATGTAATTGGAAAAGTTCAAGGAATTAAAAATAATTTCGTAGAATTAATCAGTGCAAAAGAAGACCCTGTTTTTGTAAATATGCAACATATAAAAACAGTCCATATGACTTAAAACACCGTCTTGTGGTTGAATTATAAACAAGCTTTACAAAACAAAAAGAGTGTCTATGCACACTCTTTTTATACGGAACTATTTATTTTTTAATGAAATTGGCTCAGACTTTTCGCCCAAACGAAAGATTAACAGTTCAAATGTAATTCCATAAAGGAATGTAACCAGAAACATCGAACCCACCATATCAAGAATGACATGTTGTTTAACAAAAAGAGTGGAAATAATAATTAATGACCCTGAAACATGAATACATAAATTAGTAATTAAATGCTTGTTTTTTATGTGAAGTGAGGCAAGCATAACGGCAAACGTTGTAAGTACGTGTATGCTCGGAAAACAATTATATGGCCGATCGTTTTCATATATCCACTGCACAAGCACTTGAAGAAAGGTATCTCCTTGTATTATTGGCCTTGAAACAGTGGTTTGAAAAAAGAAATAAATAACAAAGCAAATCAACTCGGCAACCACAATCAAAAGCACTGTTCTTAAATATACCTTCGTATCCTTATACCAAAAGTAGACTAAAAACATAAATATATATACATACCAAAAAATATACGGAATAATAAAAAACGGCAAAAATGGGATCACTTGATCCACTGATGTAGAAATATCAAAGGCTTTATGTGAACGGTTATTTAAAAAACTATAAACAATGGCCAAAGCTGGAAATACTAATAAAAATAATAGGTAGGGAGCTTTTTGTATACTTTTTTTCATGCGAGTCCCTCCCCTTAAATAAATTGCTCACTTTAATCACGAGATTACTAAATAAATATTTTGTCGAACTATTTTCATAATATCATAAAAACAGTTTGAATACATAAATTTTCCAACTGAATACTGGATACCAAATGATATTTGTTATTAATTTTTCTTTTACACTACCTATCCATTTCCAGTTTTAACCTTTCCATAAGTTCCTGAACAGTAATTCTCTTTGCTAAACGTGGACTCTGGCCTGACCATAGTGACATACAATCCTTTTTACCCATGGACGAAGAGGCTTTTCGTATTGCCTTCGATAATTCATTTTGTATGGGATAGTCAGGAAGTTCATCTTCATATGGGTTCAACATTTCTATAAAACTGTTGTTTATACCTCTAGCCAGTTTCCCTGAAAATGCTTTTGTTAGTACAGTTTGTTCTTCTGTTGCCATTAATATAGCTTCCTTATGAAGGGGATGTGCGCCGCTTTCTTCACATACTAGAAAGGCAGTCCCCATCTGGACACCTGACGCTCCAAGTATTTTGGCCGCGCTGATTCCCCTCCCATCCATTATTCCCCCAGCTGCGATTAATGGAATACGAATAGAATCCGCGGTTTGTGGAATAAGCGACATCAGTCCGACTAAGCCACTTTTATCTTCATGTTGGAATGTTCCACGGTGCCCGCCTGCTTCCGCACCTTGGACAACAACGGCATCCATGCCGGCCTGTTCATTGATTATTGCCTCTTGTACCGTTGTTGCTGTGCCAATTAGTATTACTGAATATTGCTTAAGTTTTTTGATTACTTCCTGTGTAGGCAAGCCAAAGGTAAAAGAACAAATGGGTACTTTTTCTTCAATGATTATATTTATATGTTCCTGAAAAGTCTTGCAGTCTTGATCAAATGTAGGAAGTGTGTGTTGATCGGCAATATCGTATTGATCCTTTATAGGCTGTAAAAGAGCCATGGCTCTTTCCAGTTTATCAACATCAGTTGAATAGGTTGAAGGAACAAATAAATTTACCCCAAAAGGTTTATCGGTTAATTTCCGAATAGCCTTAATTTGTTTCTGTAGCTGCTCAGGACTCATATACCCAGCCCCTACCATTCCAAGACCCCCTGCATTCGAGACAGCTGATACAAGCTCCGACGATGTTATTCCCCCAGCCATTGGAGCTTGAATGATTGGATAGTTAACATTTAATAATTCACTTAATTCGTTTTTCCACATATTTATATCCCCTTTAAGTTTCCGCCTGAGTATCATTCCCTACATACTATCTAATACATATTAAGACGAAAAATCTAAGTTGTAGGTTTCGAGTTTTTACATTATGTTCGAAAAATCATTCTGTTTTTTAATAACCGACCTTTTAAAGCAAATTATATTTATTCCTTTCATATGTTAAGCTAATAAAAATGAAAATAGTTGGTGAACTCCATGGAACGAATAATATTATTCGACGGTGTCTGCAATCTTTGCAATAAAAGCGTACAATTTATAATCAAAAGAGATTCGGCTGGAACCTTTAAATTTGCCTCCCTTCAAAGCAAAACTGGTCAAAATCTCTTAAAAACGTACGGATTAACAACCGATATAGACAGCTTTGTTTTAATTGAAGATAAAAGAATATTTGTAAAATCCACTGCCGCTTTACGAGTTTGTACCCATTTGAATGGTCTTTGGAAAATGCTATCCGTTTTCCTGGTAGTCCCTCCTTTTATTAGAGACCGACTTTATGAATGGATTGCCAAAAATCGTTATAAATGGTTTGGAAAAAAAGATCACTGCCTACTGCCATTACCAGAATGGAAAAGCAGATTCCTAGAATAAGCAAAAGACAATATCAATTACCCAATACAATTTTACCATGTAATGGATAGATCCATTTGGTGCCAATCACCATAAAAGCCTAATATTTTATCCTCTAAAGCATAAATTTTACTAATATGTCTAATTTCATCTGGAGGTGCTTTCATGGATATCATTGTTAGACAAGGGGATTCTTTATGGCACTATAGTCAGTTATTTAAAATAGATTTGCAATTAATTTATGATTCCAATCGGGACGTGCAACCAAATGCTCTTTCCATTGGACAAAAGATCCGGATTCCAGGTTTTGTCGCTCAGGAATATCAAATACGCCAGGGTGATACTTTATGGAAAATAGCTCAAAATCGTAATCTCCCACTAGAAACCCTGCAACTAATTAACCCAAACATAAATCCTAATAACATAAAAGTGGGGCAAACAATTAAGGTTCCATTAAGGATAACCTGGAGATTAGTGAACGGCGGACAAAGATACGACTATCAAACCTTGAACACTGATATCAACCGATTACAAAGTGTTTACCCATTTTTACAGATAGCGTCAATAGGAAAAACAGTTTTAGGGAAAAATATTCCTGAAATGGTGATTGGTACTGGTGGGAAAAGGGTTCACTACAATGGATCTTTCCATGCAAATGAATGGATTACTACCCCCATCATTATGACTTTTATTAATGATTACCTATTATCACTGACAAATCACAATGCCATTCGTGGACTTTCAACCAGTAAATTTTACCAGCAGAGCACTTTATCAATTGTACCAATGGTAAACCCAGATGGTGTCGATCTCGTTTTACATGGTCCACCTTCAAGCGAGCCATGGAATACAAAAGTCATCGACTACAATAAAGGCAGTACGGATTTTTCGGGATGGAAGGCCAACATTAGAGGTGTTGACCTTAACGATCAATTCCCTGCTAGATGGGAGCTCGAAAAGGCAAGGAATCCAGACCAGCCAGGACCAAGGGATTATGGTGGCGAAAAGCCCCTCTCTGAGCCTGAAGCCATTGCGATGGCAGATTTGACAAAAAGGCGGGATTTTTCACGAGTGCTAGCATTCCATACACAAGGTGAAGTAATGTACTGGGGATTTGAAAATCAAGAACCCCCTGAGTCAGAGACAATAGTGACTGAATTTAGTAGAGTCAGTGGATATGAGCCTGTAAAAACGATTGAAAGCTATGCAGGTTATAAAGACTGGTTTATCCAAGATTGGAGAAGGCCAGGATTTACAATAGAGATTGGGAAAGGAATTAACCCTCTCCCCCTTTCCCAATTTGACGAGATATATCAAAAAACACTTGGAATTTTCTTAGCGGGACTCTATATGTGAAAGTTGAGGTTGGAATATTCCAACCTTTTTTTTGGTAAAAAAAGAACCCTTGAACTGTTGTTCAAAGGTTCAAACGAGAACTTAGTGGTCTAGGCTAAGTTCTCAACAATTAGGAGGTCTAAACTCAGAAGAATTTAAACATCTATAGTGTACCATTTTCGCAAAATTCATTCAACGGTTTAATGCTGTAAAGACAAAAAGTAATTCGAAAGACATATTACGAAATTACCATTTATTTCTTAGAAACTGGTGTGTGTTCATAGGGAATTTACAAAGAAAAATATTTCTAAGCTTTCGCTGTTGACATACCTGTATATACAAGTTAGAATGAAAACGTACTCAAAACTTGTATATACAAGAGGAGTACCTCTTATGTAACCGTACTCATTACTGCTTGTATATATATCAGATACTAAATAGATAATAATGGGGCCAATCCCATTTACAGGGGGAAAGAGAAAATGTCTAAGTACACAGAGCCTTCAAAAGATTTATTAAAGCACATTGGAGGAAAAGAAAACATTGCAGCTGTTACCCATTGTGTAACACGCATGCGATTTGTATTAAATGATCCATCAAAAGCTGATGTTGAAAAAATCGAAGGCATCCAGCTTGTAAAAGGTACATTTACCCAAGCTGGACAATTCCAAGTCATTATCGGAAATGATGTTTCGAGTTTCTACAACGATTTTGTCAAAATTGCCGATGTAGAAGGCACATCAAAAGAGGAAGCCAAAGTAGCAGCCAAGCAAAATATGAACTGGCTACAGCGAATGATGGGTCACTTAGCTGAAATCTTCACACCATTAATTCCCGCACTCGTGGTCGGAGGTTTAATTCTTGGCTTCCGAAATGTAATCGGTGACATTAAATTACTCGAAGATGGAACAAAAACTATTATTGAAGTTTCACAATTTTGGGCTGGGGTCCACTCATTCCTATGGTTAATCGGAGAAGCTATATTCCACTTCTTACCGGTTGGTATTACATGGTCAGTGGCAAAGAAAATGGGCGCTTCGCAAATTTTGGGTATCGTTTTGGGTATTACCCTAGTGTCTCCTCAATTATTAAATGCTTATGGCGTTGCAGGTGCAAAGGAAATACCAACATGGGATTTTGGGTTTGCTCATATTAAGATGATTGGTTATCAAGCACAAGTAATCCCTGCGATTTTAGCTGGAATTGTATTAGGGTTCTTGGAAACAAGATTACGTAAAATCGTACCAAACTCAATCTCTATGATTGTTGTTCCGTTTTTCGCATTAGTTCCAACAGTATTAATCGCACACACCATTTTAGGTCCGATCGGCTGGTCTATCGGTTCTGGTATCTCTCATGTGGTTTACTCAAGTTTAACTTCTGCGTTTGGCTGGTTATTTGCCGCAATCTTTGGCTTTGCATACGCTCCACTTGTTATTACAGGCTTACACCATATGACAAATGCAATTGATCTTCAATTGATGAGTGAACTTGGTGGTACAAATCTATGGCCAATGATTGCTTTATCTAACATTGCTCAAGGTTCAGCAGTTCTTGCAATGATTTTTATCAACCGTAAAAATGAAGAAGAAAAGCAGGTTTCAATACCAGCGGCAATTTCTTGTTACTTAGGTGTAACTGAGCCAGCAATGTTCGGTATTAACTTGAAATATGGCTTCCCCTTCTTAGCTGCCATGATCGGCTCCATGATTGCTGGTGTTGTATCAGTAGCAACAGGTGTAATGGCTAACTCAATTGGTGTCGGTGGCCTTCCTGGAATCTTATCCATACAGCCAAAATATATGGCTATGTTTGCAGTATGTATGTTGATTGCAATTGTGGTTCCATTCATTTTAACTAACATCTTTGCAAAAACAGGTATTAAAAAGTTAAATCTAAAAAAATAAAATGACACTCCATATAGGAGGGAGACCATCTCCCTCCTTTTCCACATTAGAGAATTTCAAAAATAATAGGCAGGTGTTTAGTATGTCAACAGCATGGTGGAAAAAAGCAGTCGTTTATCAAATTTATCCAAAGAGTTTTAATGATACAACCGGAAATGGTACTGGAGATATCCAAGGAATCATTGAAAAATTGGATTATTTAAAAGAACTTGGGGTCGATGTTCTTTGGTTAACACCTATATATCAATCCCCTCAACGTGATAACGGTTATGATATTAGTGATTATTATTCCATTCATGAAGAATACGGAACAATGGCTGATTTTGATCGACTCCTAGAACAAGCTCATAAACGGAATATTAAGATCATTATGGACATCGTAATCAACCATACCTCCACTGAGCATGAGTGGTTTAAACAAGCCAAGTCCTCTAGGGATAACCCGTACCGTGACTTCTATATTTGGAAAGATGGTAAAAACGGTGAACCGCCAACGAACTGGGAATCAAAATTTGGTGGATCTGCATGGGAGTACGATCAAGCAACTGACCAGTACTACCTTCATTTGTTCGATGTTACACAAGCAGACCTCAATTGGGAAAACCAAAAGTTACGCGAGGCACTATATGAGATGATGCACTTTTGGTTAAAAAAAGGTGTCGATGGATTCCGCTTGGATGTGATTAATTTAATTTCTAAAGACCAACACTTCCCTCAAGATGACAGTGATGGCCGTAAATTTTATACAGATGGACCAAGAATACATGAATTTTTGCATGAAATGAACGAGCAAGTTTTTTCAAAATACAATATTATGACCGTTGGCGAAATGTCTTCTACATCCATTGATAATAGTATTCGTTATACGAATCCTGATCAGGAAGAATTAAATATGACGTTTAGTTTCCATCATCTGAAGGTTGATTATCCAAATGGAGATAAGTGGACAAAAGCAGATTTTGATTTTCAATCATTAAAGCAAATTCTAACTACATGGCAGGTCCAAATGAATCAAGGTGGCGGTTGGAATGCCCTCTTCTGGTGTAATCATGACCAGCCACGTGTGGTTTCACGCTTCGGCAATGACCAAACCTATCATAAAGAATCTGCTAAAATGCTGGCAACCGCCCTGCATTTGATGCAAGGAACCCCTTATATTTATCAAGGGGAGGAATTTGGGATGACGAATCCAAATTTTACTAAGATTGACGACTATCGTGATGTCGAGTCCTTAAATATTTATCACATTAAGAAACAGGAAGGCTTAACAGACCAAGAAATTCTTGAAATTCTAAAACAAAAATCTCGAGATAATTCTAGAACTCCTGTACAATGGAATGCTAGTGAACACGCGGGCTTTACTACTGGTACACCGTGGATTGGTACGGCAAGAAACTACAAAGAAATTAACGCTGAACAAGCTATTAGCGATTCAGACTCTATTTTCTTCCACTACCAAAAGCTAATCCAATTAAGAAAACAATATGATGTGATTACAGACGGTGATTTTGAACTCATTTTGGATAAAGATGAAGAGTTATTTGCGTATATCCGGTCAAGTGGATCTGAAAAATTAGTGGTGATTAATAATTTTTATGGAAAAGAAAAGACATTCCACCTCCCTTCTCATTTAAATCTTGATGAATTTACAAGTGAGATGTTACTCTCTAATTACATGGATTCTGCGAAATTTGGCGGGGAAATCCGATTAAGACCATATGAATCACTTGTGTACTACTTGAAAAAATGAACGGAGATGTCACTATGACAAACAAATACCTAACTATCTATAACAATATTGTGGAGCAAATTAAGAGTGGGGAAATCCCCCCACAGACGCTTCTTCCCTCTGAAAACGAATTAAAGGACCAATATGATACATCGAGGGAAACTATTCGGAAAGCGTTAAACCTGCTCTCGCAAAACGGATATATCCAAAAAGTTAGAGGTAAAGGTTCGATTGTCATAGACATTAGCAAATTTGATTTTCCTGTTTCAGGCTTGGTCAGTTTTAAAGAACTTGCCAATAAAATGGGGAGCAAACCAAAAACAATTGTTAATGAGTTTTTGTTAATGAAACCCGATGGATTCATTAGACAGCAGCTGCAATTAGGAAGTAAAGAACAGGTCTGGAAGGTCGTACGTACAAGGGAAATGAATGGGGAAAAGATTATTTTAGATAAGGATTTCTTAAGTAAAAAGTTTGTCCCTCATTTAACGGAAGAGATTTGTTCCGACTCGATCTACCAGTATATTGAAAACGAATTAAAGCTAACTATAAGCTTTGCAAAAAAGGAAATAGTCGTAGTGGAGCCTACTATCGAAGACCGGACCCTTTTAGACTTAGATGGCTTTCATAATGTCGTTGTTATCAAAAACTATGTTTATTTAGATGATGCAACCCTTTTCCAATATACAGAATCAAGACATAGACCTGATAAATTTCGCTTTGTGGATTTTGCACGTAGAACACATTGAAAAAAGTAATTTAGGAGCCTTCAAATATAATGGAGGCTCCTTTTTCTTCAATCATTGGACTAATTTTACCCTTTTTAATTATTTTGCTACAATAAACGTAATTTAACGTTGAGGTGACCTAAATGTGTGGGCGATTTACACTTACTGCTACCTTGGAAGAAATTATGGACCGTTATGAAATTCAATCTTTTCTCGATGAAGAGTATTTTTCCCCCAGTTATAATATTGCACCTTCTCAGGGTGTGCTTGCAGTGATCAATGATGGAAAGTCTAACAGAATGGGGTTTTTAAAATGGGGCTTGATTCCCCCGTGGGCAAAGGATGCAACTCTCGGACATAAAATGATTAACGCCCGCGCGGAGACTTTAAATGAAAAGCCCAGCTTCCGAAATGCCTTTAAGAAAAAGCGCTGTTTAGTAATTGCTGATAGCTTTTATGAATGGAAAAGGAACGAAGATAAAACAAAAACACCGATGCGAATCAAACTAAAGTCAAATGAATTATTTGCAATGGCAGGAATTTGGGAAGGCTGGAAGTCGCCAGGTGGTCAAACGATCCATACTTGTTCGGTCATTACTACAAAACCAAATGAACTAATGAAGGATATTCATGATCGAATGCCCGTTATATTGAAACCGGAGGATGAGAAAATCTGGCTGGACACATCGATTACAGACCCCCATTTTTTAAATCAATTCCTTGTTCCACTGAATGAGAGTTTAATGGAGTCATACGAGGTTTCATCGTTGGTCAATTCGCCCAAAAATAATACGATTGAGCTTATTCAAGAGATTTGTTAGCGCCCTTTTTTAAAAAAATTTTTTTCTAATGGACATGTTCACTACATGCACGTACAAGCATGAACATATGCTGTATTAACCCATAAAAGTTTTCCTTCATTTGAAAGTGGTTTACCCCCACTTTCTTTTTTTTATGGAATTTTATCACGTTCTGTTACTCCCCTCCAACGAATATATTTAAAAAATAATATGTCATCTTCTTTTCTAAAGGATGTGTTAAAGAACAGTGTTGATTTTTACACCCTGTTGATTGGAGCGGAAGGCACGAAGACTCCTGTGGGAGTATGGTTCAGGAGAGACCCCGCAGGCGCAAGCGCCGAGGAGGCTCGCCGAAACACCCACGGAAAGCGAAGTGCCTGGAGCGGAAATCAACAGGCAGTTTAACAAAGCCTTTCTAAAAAACCTTAGGAGGTAAGGATGTTTTTTATCCCAACAAAAATCAACATTGGTGATTTGAAGATAAACAGTGCTGATCACACAAGTCCTATTTCATTAGGGTCAACCTTCCATATAGGTAATTATGTTGCCGGGAAAAAAAATCAAGGTTTTGGCCAGCAAAGTGCAGACTACTCTTTAACAGCCATACCCATCCACATGATATTAGATGATGATTGTAATGACTCACCTTCTGTAAAAAATGATAAATAACTTGTGCATCTACAACCATGGATATAACAGAAATTATGCATAGGAGTGATTATATTGAACATTGCACCAATGGCGATTACCTTTTTAGGATTTAAGGTCAATACTGTAGATAATGGGTCCTTTGTTAACCTAGGACCCTACCAGCTTATCGATCAGTTTCAAACTTATAAACGAAACCAGGGCGTTGGAGAACAAAATGGAGACCTCTCTCCTGTTTATATTCCAATTTCTTGGGTAGTTGACCCTGATGTTACAGATAGTAATTCAGTTAAGAACAGCATTATTTAAAGGTTACAGCACTCGAAGGGGTGAACGAAATGATTTTTGCACCGATGATAGTGAATGTTGGAGGGTTAAAAGTGAACGTATTGGACCATGGCTCCCTTCTTAACACGGGCCCAACACA from Bacillus sp. SLBN-46 encodes:
- a CDS encoding DUF2642 domain-containing protein; this translates as MNSKDKIGKYIKLEISGKKMISGLLVDIGSDLWVVFNGNDYLYIPIIHIQNWQFLKHDEIAEISFNDEPTPIYNHNEEISLRKTLTAAKGIFTEIYVTSKQALHGYIISIMNNYFVFYSPIYKTMFISLHHLKWLIPYTSNQRPYGLSNSSLPVNPSGHTFARSFEVQIEKCVGDLIVFNIGENENVIGKVQGIKNNFVELISAKEDPVFVNMQHIKTVHMT
- a CDS encoding phosphatase PAP2 family protein, whose product is MKKSIQKAPYLLFLLVFPALAIVYSFLNNRSHKAFDISTSVDQVIPFLPFFIIPYIFWYVYIFMFLVYFWYKDTKVYLRTVLLIVVAELICFVIYFFFQTTVSRPIIQGDTFLQVLVQWIYENDRPYNCFPSIHVLTTFAVMLASLHIKNKHLITNLCIHVSGSLIIISTLFVKQHVILDMVGSMFLVTFLYGITFELLIFRLGEKSEPISLKNK
- a CDS encoding nitronate monooxygenase, which gives rise to MWKNELSELLNVNYPIIQAPMAGGITSSELVSAVSNAGGLGMVGAGYMSPEQLQKQIKAIRKLTDKPFGVNLFVPSTYSTDVDKLERAMALLQPIKDQYDIADQHTLPTFDQDCKTFQEHINIIIEEKVPICSFTFGLPTQEVIKKLKQYSVILIGTATTVQEAIINEQAGMDAVVVQGAEAGGHRGTFQHEDKSGLVGLMSLIPQTADSIRIPLIAAGGIMDGRGISAAKILGASGVQMGTAFLVCEESGAHPLHKEAILMATEEQTVLTKAFSGKLARGINNSFIEMLNPYEDELPDYPIQNELSKAIRKASSSMGKKDCMSLWSGQSPRLAKRITVQELMERLKLEMDR
- a CDS encoding thiol-disulfide oxidoreductase DCC family protein, translating into MERIILFDGVCNLCNKSVQFIIKRDSAGTFKFASLQSKTGQNLLKTYGLTTDIDSFVLIEDKRIFVKSTAALRVCTHLNGLWKMLSVFLVVPPFIRDRLYEWIAKNRYKWFGKKDHCLLPLPEWKSRFLE
- a CDS encoding M14 family metallopeptidase; translated protein: MDIIVRQGDSLWHYSQLFKIDLQLIYDSNRDVQPNALSIGQKIRIPGFVAQEYQIRQGDTLWKIAQNRNLPLETLQLINPNINPNNIKVGQTIKVPLRITWRLVNGGQRYDYQTLNTDINRLQSVYPFLQIASIGKTVLGKNIPEMVIGTGGKRVHYNGSFHANEWITTPIIMTFINDYLLSLTNHNAIRGLSTSKFYQQSTLSIVPMVNPDGVDLVLHGPPSSEPWNTKVIDYNKGSTDFSGWKANIRGVDLNDQFPARWELEKARNPDQPGPRDYGGEKPLSEPEAIAMADLTKRRDFSRVLAFHTQGEVMYWGFENQEPPESETIVTEFSRVSGYEPVKTIESYAGYKDWFIQDWRRPGFTIEIGKGINPLPLSQFDEIYQKTLGIFLAGLYM
- the treP gene encoding PTS system trehalose-specific EIIBC component codes for the protein MSKYTEPSKDLLKHIGGKENIAAVTHCVTRMRFVLNDPSKADVEKIEGIQLVKGTFTQAGQFQVIIGNDVSSFYNDFVKIADVEGTSKEEAKVAAKQNMNWLQRMMGHLAEIFTPLIPALVVGGLILGFRNVIGDIKLLEDGTKTIIEVSQFWAGVHSFLWLIGEAIFHFLPVGITWSVAKKMGASQILGIVLGITLVSPQLLNAYGVAGAKEIPTWDFGFAHIKMIGYQAQVIPAILAGIVLGFLETRLRKIVPNSISMIVVPFFALVPTVLIAHTILGPIGWSIGSGISHVVYSSLTSAFGWLFAAIFGFAYAPLVITGLHHMTNAIDLQLMSELGGTNLWPMIALSNIAQGSAVLAMIFINRKNEEEKQVSIPAAISCYLGVTEPAMFGINLKYGFPFLAAMIGSMIAGVVSVATGVMANSIGVGGLPGILSIQPKYMAMFAVCMLIAIVVPFILTNIFAKTGIKKLNLKK
- the treC gene encoding alpha,alpha-phosphotrehalase: MSTAWWKKAVVYQIYPKSFNDTTGNGTGDIQGIIEKLDYLKELGVDVLWLTPIYQSPQRDNGYDISDYYSIHEEYGTMADFDRLLEQAHKRNIKIIMDIVINHTSTEHEWFKQAKSSRDNPYRDFYIWKDGKNGEPPTNWESKFGGSAWEYDQATDQYYLHLFDVTQADLNWENQKLREALYEMMHFWLKKGVDGFRLDVINLISKDQHFPQDDSDGRKFYTDGPRIHEFLHEMNEQVFSKYNIMTVGEMSSTSIDNSIRYTNPDQEELNMTFSFHHLKVDYPNGDKWTKADFDFQSLKQILTTWQVQMNQGGGWNALFWCNHDQPRVVSRFGNDQTYHKESAKMLATALHLMQGTPYIYQGEEFGMTNPNFTKIDDYRDVESLNIYHIKKQEGLTDQEILEILKQKSRDNSRTPVQWNASEHAGFTTGTPWIGTARNYKEINAEQAISDSDSIFFHYQKLIQLRKQYDVITDGDFELILDKDEELFAYIRSSGSEKLVVINNFYGKEKTFHLPSHLNLDEFTSEMLLSNYMDSAKFGGEIRLRPYESLVYYLKK